From a single Candidatus Margulisiibacteriota bacterium genomic region:
- a CDS encoding DnaB-like helicase C-terminal domain-containing protein — NIATNVAIREKKTVGLFSLEMSKESLVQRVICSEAEIDANKLKTGNLGDNEWKKLMRSLGKLDEANIYIDDTPGINAMELRAKARRMKAEKGLDLLIVDYLQLMQGTKLRVENRTQEISEIARLLKSIARELHVPLIALSQLSRAIEQRMDKLPKLSDLRESGEIEQTADIVIFLHREDFYSAQATPTSLTDVMVAKHRNGPVGKTQLIFQKEFTKFRTKENQIDT; from the coding sequence AACATTGCTACCAATGTTGCAATCAGAGAAAAGAAAACAGTAGGCCTATTCAGCCTGGAAATGTCTAAAGAGTCTCTGGTGCAGCGTGTTATCTGTTCTGAAGCTGAAATAGATGCGAACAAGCTTAAAACCGGTAATCTGGGTGATAACGAATGGAAAAAACTGATGCGTTCTTTAGGTAAACTGGATGAAGCGAATATTTATATAGATGATACGCCAGGTATAAACGCTATGGAATTACGCGCTAAAGCCAGACGCATGAAAGCGGAGAAAGGTCTCGACCTGTTGATAGTTGATTATCTTCAATTAATGCAGGGAACCAAATTGCGCGTGGAAAACAGGACACAGGAAATATCCGAAATTGCCAGACTTTTAAAATCTATTGCGAGGGAGCTGCATGTTCCACTGATTGCCTTATCTCAGCTCAGCCGCGCTATTGAACAGCGCATGGATAAGCTCCCCAAGCTTAGCGACTTAAGAGAGTCCGGAGAAATCGAACAAACGGCAGATATCGTCATTTTTTTGCACAGAGAGGATTTTTATTCAGCTCAGGCCACACCAACCAGTTTGACAGACGTAATGGTAGCCAAACACAGGAATGGCCCCGTAGGAAAAACACAGCTTATCTTTCAGAAGGAATTTACAAAATTCAGGACCAAGGAAAATCAAATAGATACCTGA